The genomic DNA AACATGAGCCCTGATGCGACTTCTGCCCCAGCTGCTGACGATATTCCGTTTTAATAAACACTAAAAGAAGGTAGTTATGTCAGAAACTAAAAAGAGTTCTGTATTTTCTCAAAAAATTTGCAGGTTTTGCAACGATGACCAGAGCAAAGTTTATATCGACTTTTATGATGTGAAAGCATTGAAACCGTTGATTTCCGAAAGAGGTAAGATTGTTCCTTCACGGATTTCGGGGAATTGTGCCAAGTGTCAGAGAATTTTGACCCGAGCGATTAAAAGAGCTAGGAACATTGCTTTGT from Nitrospinota bacterium includes the following:
- the rpsR gene encoding 30S ribosomal protein S18; its protein translation is MSETKKSSVFSQKICRFCNDDQSKVYIDFYDVKALKPLISERGKIVPSRISGNCAKCQRILTRAIKRARNIALLPYAVEH